The sequence CACCCATCTGTCACGTTTACAACCAACTGTACACTATTGAAATTCTTCTTAAAGGTGATCAATATAATTAGAATGTAATTGTTGTATTATCAAACAAGATGCtaacaaaacaaaatatattgttCAGTTAGTAGTGAAACAACTTCTGTGCCACAGTTGCCTAGTGCTTTTACATTTTCTGCAATTGAACACTTTATTGATACAAGTGTAAAagtgataaattattaaagtGAGTGCAATTAAAATAACTTGAAACAATAACAATTTGAAAGTAACATATTTAGATATTTCACTGTATTTGAGAAAGAGGATATAAATAATGCAACAGGTAGAACCATGAaagatttttttaatgtattaaacatgtatatgtataagcttacaaattaacaaaaagcttttaaaaataaagttaaaaatgataaaaattagataaacattataaatacttctgattttattttatagatgAGCATAAAATGTTTTCTACTTTTGTATTCATTACTGTTCTTATTGAAAAATGGAGTTCATGGAGTAGTTACAGTAACGGAAGTTCCGGCTGGTCATTTAGCTGAACTTCCATGTTTAAGTAGTGATGATTATCATCGTTTTATGTTTTGGCAACTTACCGATGACAATCGTATTATCGGGCCTGGAAACCCTATGGATGAAAATAAATACGATTATGAAGTGTTAACAGGAAAACTTATGATAAGGGTAATACTTCTAACATATAATTTCCTTGTATCCTTttgataatattatattaataaattgtttgtTATCGACAGGGTGTGTCAACTGCTGAATCTGGTTTTTATAAGTGTGTTTCAAAAGGTGTATCAGATCAATCTGCCATTAATATTCACGTTGTTGAATTAATTGTGAAAAAAGA comes from Osmia bicornis bicornis chromosome 4, iOsmBic2.1, whole genome shotgun sequence and encodes:
- the LOC114879403 gene encoding uncharacterized protein LOC114879403 isoform X1 is translated as MQQMSIKCFLLLYSLLFLLKNGVHGVVTVTEVPAGHLAELPCLSSDDYHRFMFWQLTDDNRIIGPGNPMDENKYDYEVLTGKLMIRGVSTAESGFYKCVSKGVSDQSAINIHVVELIVKKDWEDVWENDFETNLLRGMAAVMVVVVGIAVVLFIITTKRRRNRKFFDLEESRENSPAKYTPNVMARPPPSPIPEDGGIDNEALDIDFPKVFNQMQK
- the LOC114879403 gene encoding uncharacterized protein LOC114879403 isoform X2, with protein sequence MMSIKCFLLLYSLLFLLKNGVHGVVTVTEVPAGHLAELPCLSSDDYHRFMFWQLTDDNRIIGPGNPMDENKYDYEVLTGKLMIRGVSTAESGFYKCVSKGVSDQSAINIHVVELIVKKDWEDVWENDFETNLLRGMAAVMVVVVGIAVVLFIITTKRRRNRKFFDLEESRENSPAKYTPNVMARPPPSPIPEDGGIDNEALDIDFPKVFNQMQK
- the LOC114879403 gene encoding uncharacterized protein LOC114879403 isoform X3, with product MSIKCFLLLYSLLFLLKNGVHGVVTVTEVPAGHLAELPCLSSDDYHRFMFWQLTDDNRIIGPGNPMDENKYDYEVLTGKLMIRGVSTAESGFYKCVSKGVSDQSAINIHVVELIVKKDWEDVWENDFETNLLRGMAAVMVVVVGIAVVLFIITTKRRRNRKFFDLEESRENSPAKYTPNVMARPPPSPIPEDGGIDNEALDIDFPKVFNQMQK